One window of Pieris napi chromosome 1, ilPieNapi1.2, whole genome shotgun sequence genomic DNA carries:
- the LOC125055139 gene encoding pancreatic triacylglycerol lipase-like translates to MKVLVALSVFVALCAGGRIHDPEYIPTIPGDNSHYVEGVSRYIWMPDGDDVPHLVDLHEPAEAESRNGANNEYWLYTRRNRANHQLLRHNDNNSVRNSNYNRNLPLKVLVHGWNSKGTSTMNPTIRDALLAVGDVNVIVVDWGRAAAGSYTTSVRSVPSVGQHLGNFLNWLISNHGGNWNNVHLIGFSLGAHVVGNAGRTVGGRARRVTGLDPAGPQWGPSNSNTLRRSDGGYVETIHTDGGLLGIFDSIANADFYPNGGRNTQPGCSHSQCSHSRAWDLFASSVRTDHFVGRACLNLNEARNNRCTGAQHRMGNSNLGKRGSGLYGLSTGSRWPY, encoded by the exons ATGAAGGTGCTCGTAGCACTATCAGTTTTCGTAGCac TGTGTGCTGGTGGCAGAATCCACGATCCGGAATACATTCCTACTATTCCGGGCGATAATAGTCACTACGTGGAAGGAGTGAGCCGGTATATATGGATGCCTGATGGGGATGATGTACCTCACTTAGTCGATCTACATGAACCAGCTGAGGCTGAATCCAGGAATGGAGCCAACAATGAATACTGGCTCTATACTAG acgtAATCGAGCTAACCACCAACTGTTGAGACACAATGACAACAACTCTGTACGCAACTCCAACTACAACAGAAACTTGCCTCTCAAAGTTCTCGTTCACGGTTGGAATAGTAAGGGAACGTCTACAATGAATCCAACTATTCGTGACGCTTTACTAGCTGTTGGAGACGTTAACGTCATCGTTGTGGATTGGGGAAGAGCCGCAGCAGGGTCATACACCACTTCAGTGCGATCTGTTCCAAGTGTTGGTCAACATTTGGGTAACTTCCTGAACTGGCTCATCTCCAACCACGGTGGCAACTGGAACAATGTGCATCTAATTGGCTTCAGTTTAGGAGCTCACGTTGTTGGAAACGCCGGTCGGACTGTGGGTGGTCGTGCTAGACGTGTTACTG GATTAGATCCAGCTGGACCTCAATGGGGACCAAGCAACTCAAACACACTTAGAAGAAGTGATGGAGGTTACGTAGAAACAATCCATACTGACGGAGGACTATTGGGAATTTTCGATAGTATTGCTAATGCAGATTTCTATCCAAATGGTGGAAGAAACACACAGCCTGGTTGTAGCCATAGCCAGTGTTCACACAGTCGTGCTTGGGATCTATTTGCTTCTAGTGTAAGAACTGACCACTTTGTCGGAAGGGCCTGCTTAAATCTTAATGAAGCTCGCAACAACCGTTGCACTGGTGCACAACATAGAATGGGCAACTCCAACTTAGGAAAACGAGG AAGCGGACTCTATGGCTTAAGCACTGGTTCCCGATGgccttattaa
- the LOC125051050 gene encoding pancreatic triacylglycerol lipase-like has protein sequence MKVLVALSVFVALCAGGRIHDPEYIPTIPGDNSHYVEGVSRYIWMPDGDDVPHLVDLHEPAEAESRNGANNEYWLYTRRNRANHQLLRHNDNNSVRNSNYNRNLPLKVLVHGWNSKGTSTMNPTIRDALLAVGDVNVIVVDWGRAAAGSYTTSVRSVPSVGQHLGNFLNWLISNHGGNWNNVHLIGFSLGAHVVGNAGRTVGGRARRVTGLDPAGPQWGPSNSNTLRRSDGGYVETIHTDGGLLGIFDSIANADFYPNGGRNTQPGCSHSQCSHSRAWDLFASSVRTDHFVGRACLNLNEARNNRCTGAQHRMGNSNLGKRGSGLYGLTTGSRWPY, from the exons ATGAAGGTGCTCGTAGCACTATCAGTTTTCGTAGCac TGTGTGCTGGTGGCAGAATCCACGATCCGGAATACATTCCTACTATTCCGGGCGATAATAGTCACTACGTGGAAGGAGTGAGCCGGTATATATGGATGCCTGATGGGGATGATGTACCTCACTTAGTCGATCTACATGAACCAGCTGAGGCTGAATCCAGGAATGGAGCCAACAATGAATACTGGCTCTATACTAG acgtAATCGAGCTAACCACCAACTGTTGAGACACAATGACAACAACTCTGTACGCAACTCCAACTACAACAGAAACTTGCCTCTCAAAGTTCTCGTTCACGGTTGGAATAGTAAGGGAACGTCTACAATGAATCCAACTATTCGTGACGCTTTACTAGCTGTTGGAGACGTTAACGTCATCGTTGTGGATTGGGGAAGAGCCGCAGCAGGGTCATACACCACTTCAGTGCGATCTGTTCCAAGTGTTGGTCAACATTTGGGTAACTTCCTGAACTGGCTCATCTCCAACCACGGTGGCAACTGGAACAATGTGCATCTAATTGGCTTCAGTTTAGGAGCTCACGTTGTTGGAAACGCCGGTCGGACTGTGGGTGGTCGTGCTAGACGTGTTACTG GATTAGATCCAGCTGGACCTCAATGGGGACCAAGCAACTCAAACACACTTAGAAGAAGTGATGGAGGTTACGTAGAAACAATCCATACTGACGGAGGACTATTGGGAATTTTCGATAGTATTGCTAATGCAGATTTCTATCCAAATGGTGGAAGAAACACACAGCCTGGTTGTAGCCATAGCCAGTGTTCACACAGTCGTGCTTGGGATCTATTTGCTTCTAGTGTAAGAACTGACCACTTTGTCGGAAGGGCCTGCTTAAATCTTAATGAAGCTCGCAACAACCGTTGCACTGGTGCACAACATAGAATGGGCAACTCCAACTTAGGAAAACGAGG AAGCGGACTCTATGGCTTAACCACTGGTTCCCGATGgccttattaa
- the LOC125055096 gene encoding lipoprotein lipase-like, whose translation MKFLPVFLSSFLALSAGSSIYPPDYIPPTPGDNSHYEKGVSRYIWIPDGDGVPHLVDLQVPVDPTSLRSGRNIYNLYTRLNQYSKQELISSDVYSVQNSNYNASLPIVVIVHGWNNDGESNVNHLLRDAFLHVGDYNVIVVDWSKRQSLLYPVSAGVVDEVGENLGLFLEWLLSNFGGDWDKMHIMGHSLGAHVSGNAGRTLGGKVARITAMDPAGPNFGDDTDRTLRNTDGKYVECINTDGHILGIYDPICTNNFYPNGGTNPQPGCLFSTCSHSRSYEYVAASVRYNRFIAFKCLNQDELENNLCNGDTLRMGNTELHKEGSGLYRLNTGSEWPY comes from the exons ATGAAATTCTTACCAGTGTTCTTGTCTTCCTTCTTAGCTC tgTCTGCTGGTAGTAGCATCTACCCGCCTGACTACATCCCCCCAACCCCAGGTGACAACAGTCACTACGAAAAGGGAGTAAGTCGGTATATATGGATACCTGATGGAGATGGTGTACCTCATCTTGTTGACCTTCAAGTCCCCGTAGATCCAACTTCATTAAGATCCGGCAGAAACATATATAACCTATACACCAG ATTGAACCAGTACAGCAAGCAAGAGTTGATATCTAGCGATGTATACTCAGTACAAAACTCTAACTACAATGCATCTTTACCAATCGTTGTCATTGTTCACGGATGGAATAATGATGGGGAATCAAATGTTAACCATTTATTGAGAGACGCTTTTCTTCATGTTGGTGACTACAACGTTATAGTTGTTGATTGGAGTAAACGCCAGAGCCTTCTTTACCCAGTCAGCGCCGGCGTTGTTGACGAAGTAGGTGAAAACCTTGGACTATTCCTGGAGTGGTTGTTGTCCAACTTTGGTGGCGACTGGGATAAAATGCATATAATGGGACACAGTTTGGGAGCTCACGTCTCTGGGAATGCTGGTCGTACTTTGGGTGGAAAAGTTGCGCGTATTACAG CTATGGACCCGGCTGGTCCAAATTTCGGTGATGATACGGACAGAACTCTAAGAAACACTGACGGAAAATACGTGGAATGTATAAATACCGATGGTCATATTTTGGGTATCTACGATCCTATTTGCACAAATAACTTTTACCCCAACGGAGGCACGAATCCACAACCGGGATGCCTATTTAGTACCTGCTCCCACAGTAGAAGCTACGAGTACGTTGCAGCATCTGTGAGATACAATAGATTTATCGCCTTCAAATGTCTTAATCAAGACGAACTTGAAAATAACTTATGCAATGGAGATACTCTGCGCATGGGCAACACTGAATTACATAAGGAAGG GAGTGGATTATATAGATTGAACACAGGGTCTGAGTGGCCTTATTAA